The genomic window aaagtatattttgacaGCGAATACAAAAATGTTTTCAACAGTAACGGTGTATTTGGTTGGGACGAAGACAACATGAGAATTATTATCCCTCACATTAAGAGGGGGAAGATTGGGGTGGGGGACATTAAAAGTGTGTCTGTCAAATTCAGTAATAAAACGACCAGATTGCTGGGTTTTATAAATAATACTGCATATGAAGTTTATGACCTTGATGCGGTGAATGCAGGTCTCTTGGTTGATTCCTTACCCGATAATTGCGGTgtagattatatgtatgtgtacaccgaTATTGTTCAACCGACTGTTTTTGGAGGGaaattagtaaatatattggattgTTTTACATTAGAGAGCGGCAAGGGGAAGGGGATACACAATATGACATACAAAGTGCTGAACACGAGCATTCTAGAACAGATTTCAATCATCATCACCGACCAGAATGGAAGGCGCATTAATTTCAATAATGACTCGAGCGTCACATGTGTGCTTCATATAAGGCCCAGATAGGGAGGTATGTATAAAACCTGCGTTATTTTCCACCTTTACATTATTCACTTTCGCAAGTTCATGTAATTAAGAACACTAAAACGAGCGCTCTGCATAATATTCAAGGGAGGGATTAAAGGTTTTTTAACAGGTATGAGGGTCATCTCCACCCCACCCTTGGAGGTCAAATTTAAAACGTTCTTGTCTGAACCCTTAAGAAAGGGAGCGGGCCTAGAAGACATTTCGGTTTTCTATCTGAGTCATAGAAGAGGTGGAGGCGTATTTTCAGCCATGGCCGGCATTGCACGTAGAGTACTCCCTTTCCTGTCCAATGCTGCTAAACCTTCAGTTAAAGAGTTTGGTAGATCGGTGCTTTCAGATGTAGTGAACAATCAGCTGCCCCTGAGGGAATCTTTAAAAAGGCACAGAGTGAAGGCCCTCAAAAGTACAGGTAGACGCATTCTAAGCTGTAGTGGGAGGGTCGACTGGAAAAGGTTAGGGTGAAGTGAAACGTACACTCGCTCGGTCGGCTACGAAGacgaggaaggagaggagaaagaagacTGGATGGGTTAAATCAAGAAGTAAATATAACAAGGATGAGCATGATCTTTAATTCTTTCACCCTTTGTCAGCGGGTACGCACACACGCATTCCCTCCCTCTCGCAATTTTGTGAAATGGCGGGTGTGGTTCCCAATGTGCCAGGGTCGGGAAACAAGGTTCCCGTCTCTTCATATATCTCAGGCATCTCAGAATTGTTCCCAAATCTGAACAAGCATAGGATTATAAAAAGTTTGATTACTTTGAAGGAAAGGTTGGATTTTACATAACAATTCCATAAATCAAATCCTTAGTGATAACTATATCATATTCACATCTTTTcatattatggaggagttatggagttccatttgacaacgtctgagagagagagagagagagagagagagagaagagagagagagagagaggttaattggatggttaacgactgaattgggtgtttgtgagttctgggttgcttgctggtggtgttggagtttagagttctgtgttttgagttgtttttaagtcagtctttagtctttggtgagagctggtgatagtagTGTAGGCAGCAGTCTTGAGggaattgaaagtcagttgagttgtgttattgatttgttgtttgtttggttTAGTTTGATATTGTTGCTTAAGGGTTATTGTGCTTGTATTGTTAGATTTGTTGCATTATGAGTTTTTGTTGAGTTTTATGTGAGgctgtggttgtgttccttggttgtttgctgtgttgagtgtggttgtgttccttggttgttgttgtgttgcgttggtccttggttgttgtgttgttgtggtccttggttgttgtgttgtgggttgtggtcttggttgttgttgttggcgtctcagcgaccttgaccggtggacagcacagcatagcctggagtatctggagtgggtgagtacatatgtttgtgtttttttgtggaaatgaaagaagaggtgaaaggagcggaagagagaatggttgagaaaatggacgaaaaattcggggtaatgatgtatgcagtgcaagagatgatgcaggaaatgataaagggattcatgggagaagaagctgtaggaggtaggcctactgggtcttgcaACTgaccaggagtggtaaagaaagtggaaaagcgagtggatgagagtacgagtaatgaaggtgatttggttgtgataggtaacgggaagacacaggataagaaTAGACCTGAGgataagaataagaagggggctgaggaaaagacgacgactaagggaaagaaggttagtaagggtgacagacaggatgagactaggactgaatgtATTGGGGAAAGgactgagagtgatttagatagcggtgagtggaaacaggttggTAGAAAGAAGGAACAACTATCCATCATGCCCGAGGTTGCAGATCTTTCTAGATCAAGGTAAGTTCAAAATTGCTGCACACAGAGTCATGAAAACTAACAGAAATACTGACGCCAAAGGTATACATACTGTACTTTTCAACAGGCATGCACAGACGGAAAGGAAGCTTCATCAGTTGTCCTACAGTACCATAGAGAAGGAGCTCTTAAGTTTGGTTCTTGCTCTCCAAAAGTTTGAATGTTATCTACAAGGAGCTCCCGTCATCCATGTCTATACAGACCACAACCCCCTCACCTTTCTTGAGCGCACCAAGGCCCATAATCAGCGCTTACTAAGATGGGCTTTATATCTtcaaaacttcaaccttcaaaTAAAGCACCTCAAGGGCAGCGACAACGTATTTGCTGATGCCTTGTCACGGGCCCATTCTCAACCTTCTCAGGAGAAGGAAGGTGTTTAACTTTGATCAAGCCACTCCGCTGGGCTTGATCCTCTATGGGGAggtattacaccttccacataattataattattgtatatattttgcctgactgttttcccctgtataccactttcctttgtcctttccaagaaacttgttggtcttgtttcacactccttgttcttacttgctccgcccatcctaatttcttcgacccctaaatgtaattttgaatcagtctccactcagcaactaaaccaaggactctggtgtccggcagggaagcagtccactttattgtgatgtatctataagctaagtataagtgatattgttgtaagggtttaataacgaattgtgctttgtttcaagtgttcttaatttcaagtatgattacttttcgagacgtggttgtcacttgtcatttgttatttattttgtcctattgttttgtaaatacttttgcattattatatttaaatcttgtttgatcgtattctcattcaaatacctttattttgtattattatggtccattgaacccacctgctaatttggtaaattacccttctctctcacgactgtaataagGGACTTGGAATTTTTCACTCATTcacatttatgtgaaatggtgtttttttttatccgtatAGTATATCTTGAACCAAAATTTTCAAGGGGTCAAGCaaaaccatggttctcctatccaaagagttattcatgagccattttggggttcttttctgaactagagtgaaatatttggtggttttcccgtggagtcgttaatggttaACGTatatgaggttaagataaaggcaagcttatggggtttattgcctgtgagccgaattgagggtcgggtgttgaggttgagcctaaatggggtctttttccctactgtTATCCCCAGTTACTCACAAACTTGTGTTAAATGTAGACACAGCCAATGTCCTTCTTTCTTAATCAAAATCCTTTCATACATTTTCCCTAGTATACACGGTAATGTTATGACCTAGAAATTCTTAGCCTCCTCCTATCGCTTTCACTTCAGCAATGCAGCAACTTCTTTGTAATATCACTAACCCTGTGTTTTCCATTTTCCCACAGCTGAGCATTCCACAAACATTCTCAAAGTTGAAGTAACCTTTGTTTTTGTATCATCCAGTTGCAAATGATACTCCACATTCAGTAAATATctccattttatatttcattagaataATTCCAATCGCATTCAATCAACCCCCAGTTTTTAATAGTAGCTTTAATTATGTCTCATTTTGCTCTTGACTGCCTCCTCCTACTTCCTGTACACCTAACACAATCTTCTCTTCTTACTGTGAtgcaactgtatttcattcaatCTTTTTTTCCCTCATTGAACTCTACTGTTCCTCATCCCACCACTTACATTTTTCAGCAAAACCTGAGACAATTTTGTCCTTCCCATTTCTGGACACCTTACGCCCTCACCTTTGTCCCATAAAATACCATTATATTCAACAAATCAACTATCAAACAAttcaactatcaaacatatctaCGCTTATGCCTTACATTCACGACCCtaagatgttttactattttgcAACCTATTTTGGTTTCCTGGTATCCTACAGCAATGAAAATTTGTTTTCCATAAGCTTATAAAAAGGGCTCATGTACCACTGAGGAATCATAAGGTAActacataaatacattaaaattatcATAACAATGATTCTAATCTATTTTCGTAGGTGAACGAATATCGGACGTTTAGAAGCAAGTCCTTCAATTTAATACTTTGAGGATCCCACTAGTAAAAACTATATTAGTTTTATCACCAGCAAAGTACTTATCAAAGAGAAGATACACTCATAGAACAGCATTTCTTCCCAGGGCCAAAAGGATAATAATCCGCGTTAAGAGAGGGGAGAGACATCCTTTCTTAGTATATGGGACTTCTGATCCTCTTTGACTGTTACATCCTACATCAAGTGTTAAGTCATCCCAGGTAACGAGGAGAGAgcgaaagaaagaaacagaaaggCGACTCATTGTCACAATGGAACAACTATCCATCATGCCCGAGGTTGCAGATCTTTCTAGATCAAGGTAAGTTCAAAATTGCTGCACACAGAGTCATGAAAACTAACAGAAATACTGACGCCAAAGGTATACATACTGTACTTTTCAACAGGCATGCACAGACGGAAAAGAAGTGGGCAGATACTCAAAGAGAAAGATAGTACAGTACTATAGTTTCATCATTTTATGGGAAAAATTTTTCAAGGCAGAAACCAACATGCTGGTGATGAATTAATGCTAGTCTCACTTTTTTTATGTCACTTCAGTAACCATTAGACATGAACCTTGTCCTGGTACTTAAAAGTTATATTCTTTTACTGCAAATCTCTAAATACACAACTATTCAtacatgtttatttttgttttttgacacttaaaaatttgttgttttctcttttttcttacaCACATAAGCCTTTTAACTCCGAAATCTTTGCAAGTTATATCATTTTTATGTGTGCTCCATTTTCATACTTGTATatatttaacaatgataataataataataataataataataataataataataatacagatatgCCTCAATGTCCCCTGACTCCATGAACCACCTAGGTGAGAAGTATAGTCTCGCCCACAGCACAATAGTTGCTCTAAACAAAACTAAGTAGGCTTTCTCAACTTTCTTTCTCCCAGTCTCTTTTCCCTCAGTCTTCTATCAAAATAGACCTTTCATTGACAACATACTTTTAAAACATGGTTTGTGTTATCTTAGAATGTGAAAGGGGGTGGGAACACTTAGCAAGTACATAGAACATGAGTCAGGGACATGGCTGAACCAGGTAGAGAAATTGGTGAAGCCAAGATATGCCAATTTTACCTGTTTATATCCATATAAAGGCTCAGAGGTCAGGATAAACCAatcctttataatataataataatagtaataataatgtatccaTATATAATCTGACCTCAAGGCTGCAGGACCATACAGGTATGACCGtaaattaaaagtaaggtttcaaTGACCCATCCAAAAAGTTGACAAAATATGACCCAACCTGAACTCTTAAAGTAAAACTGTAGGAAATATTGGTAAAGCAGAAGCAGTGCACTCAATGATGaagctaaaagaaaattatatgaaagaaaaattcaaagacattaaaatataaaagctaTTCATGAAGTTCACAAATCCTATGATGACAGGATTCGAACAACTATGAAATTATCAAGGGTTggacacaaaagagagagaatactacaaaagcaaatacaggtagtatatcagtaaaaaaaaatgaaaaactgatgAGATTAGATAATTCCAGTCAcaacaataacaatgaaataaatggGACAAGAACTAAACAATATATTAAAGAACTAAACAATATATTAAAAAGAGCTTGGAGAGAAACAGTTCTTATGATAAACTGTGATAACCCAAGACTGAAGAACAAGCTCCTACAAATTGAAATAGACATAACAGAAATCATTTAATGTAGACGAAGTCTTTAAAATCCACAACAGCACTCAAACAATATGGATGCCAAAAATGTcaaacaaaagactaaaaaaacTCTTGCCAAAATCAATAATCAATCTACACACAATGTAATCGACACTTTCCAAGTGCAAGTGAATGGCACTTACCGTGACACCTACAAGAAAGATTTATAAGTAATACATTATTCATACTTGCAAGTAACAACACCAtccatttataaaaaattaaaaataaatgacttaaTACATTACTTGAAAAATAGTGCTTATTCTGTTAAATATTGCCATCGTATTGTATAAAAGCTTTGGGAAAAGAATGATGTTGAACTAAGAACAAGAGGATCTGATACCTTTTGGCCAAAACTTGAAAGTTTTATGCTTTATCTTTCATACACACTTGAACCTGAAACCACACGCTATACACAAAAAGGCCCAAAAGGAAAAATGCATTTAACCTGATACAAAAGGGCTGAGTCTACGCTACAGCTTCGAAGTCCTCTCCAAACAAGTGTGTACATGTTGAAAGTGGTGAATTACCTCTTATCcatataaaatgcaataaaaagacTCGACACATGACTCACTAAAAAATCCAATCAAAGGGACATTCTCAGTAACAATCATTAACCACTATTGCTAACAGAAGTCAACATaatattttagttaaaaaaagaaatagaagtaCCTTCTGTATTTAAACTCCCATTTCCCAGAACAGCGCATAAAGTTCATATCTATACTGtagtatacgcacacacacacacacacacacacacacgtaagcaACATAGCAGAGACCACGCAAGGGGCAAAAGTTACGTAACTTATCCGGATGGCTCCAAATTTTAATGTGGTACAGAATGGCCTGCGATATTGTCTAAAGAAACATGGCAGTTCTCTGTACCCAATAAAGCCCATGGGTTTCACATTGGAGTTCGTTGCAATATGATCAATAGTAAAGATGATTAAAAATATGTAACTTACTCATATAATTGTCAGTACTAACTCTAAAATGCTTTAAAAGCACTTCAGAATATTTTCCTAGAATCTCTTGTCCAATAGATCAGGATTTCATACAACAAGTTTCTTGAATCCCTGCAAAAGTACGCACTGCTATCTTTCTCCGAGGGGCATAGTCCCATGGGTATTTACTTTATCTCCTGcatttatatctaatttttaaaCGATACAATTTAACAGGTCTCCTGCCAAGATATCACTGTCAATATAATGGGCTTTGATCAGAATTAAGAATTATAATTATTCCAAACATGAGTTATCAAAATGAAGGTACGTCAtatgatttcttaaaaaaaaaataatcgtattACATCCGAGAATCAACGTAAGAAATTTCGTGAATAATATCAATGCTATCAAACTGTATTTATAATCTCGTCAACAATACTGAATCTCATTTAGCCATATATTCAcagattttccctttttattttctacGTCTTCCTCCTGCATTTTCAAActtatttatctgtattttttttcatttctttctccaaacagcctttctgagagaATTATCAATTCCTGGAACAGGACAAGTGGATCCGAGAAAATTTTAATCATGGTGTGCGCCGTCCTCTCCCTCATGTTCCTGGGCTTCACCGTAGGCGTGATTGCATTGACGGCGACAGGTAGGTCGACCTTTCTCGGTACAACCATTACAATTTCTACTTGTCTTGAGTTCCAGCACCAGGTCTACTTGATGAAAGACACCCAGGAAATCCATCCTTGTTTTTAAGACATTAAGTCGCTGTTAATTTCGTAAATAGTAATTGAAAGAATTCGATTTCCCTCAGTTTAATGCAATAACATTTTTTACGTAATTCTATTAAAGAGAAAACAATCTGACATTGTCagctaagttttttttcttcaagttatTTGCGCCACAGCTACCGGGGTTGTTAGtttctcgctggacgagtggttttcgcgctcggctaccaatccggtggtccgaggaatttatttctggtaatagaaattcattttttgatatagtgtggttcggatcccacaataagctgtaggtcccgttgctaggtgaccaattggttcctagcgacgaaaaatatctaatcctccgggccagccctaggagagctgttaatcagctcagtggtctggtaaaactaagatatacttgctTTAACCAGGGTTGTTGACAGAAGTAACTGATGAAAACTAAACTAACTACGTATTAATAGACTCCTTTTCATGTGGAAAATTTCGACAAAACTTCCTCCAACCAGAGGAAATTGAATTTCTTGTATTGATACCCAACCCTCCTCTAATTCTGCTGTTGAAGAGTCCAGACATCAAATGCCGATTTTCCTGCCATGATTTTAAAATCTACCTTTCATTATTTTAGCTGTGTTCCTCTTTCAATATTCTgagtgttatttttgtttattattgtatttctctTACGGAGTTCAttctatttccttttatattttttgagttttcattgtggatttttcaagtttttctttttcaattattttgtggcCTCACCTCTCAGTGTTTTGAGtattttttcttctcattctgagattttcctcttttacttagattttttattattgctactTTTTGGCTTTTCCCCCTTCCATTATTTTGAGTTTACATTGTAAGTTTGAGTTTTAtcttcttttagcattttgagtttttcttagttaatttctttttctatttgtttttctgGATACGTACTGATGAATAGACTGAGCAAATTTCAGATGTTGAAGACTAAGCTGACTGTCAATGTGCTGTTCCCTTTTAAATTAAAACTGGCTTTATGCCACCAAGGTCTCTTGCTTCTAATTAATGCACATTGAAggttataaattttgaaaataatttgaatatcttcttaatatataaacatGAAGTTCTCTACATTAGGATTTTGCTTCAAGAGCAAACTGGAAATTCCCATTCAAACTTATAGACAGCGTAGTTAACTACCGACAGTTGGGAAAGCCCCTTCCCATCTGTCAGTCTACGCTCCACTTTGCCTTCCAGCCTTGGCTCTGAGAAGGGTGGCTGAGGTGGGTTATGTATGGAAAGAGCTTcaagtttgtatgttaggaagaattagaattaatttccaaatgagAAATTTGTTCTTCCTCAAATACAAACCTTACATCACACACGAGGCTTACCCATTAGTGGAAGGTAGCCTGGTTACTCTCAGAACCGATGGCTAGGAATGCCTGATCTGGGAATGTTATCTTCTTCTTGGTCCATTCAGATGCAGAAACTCAACTCACCTTGATTCCCATTCCCTGAAACTGAAAGGTATATTGATAAGTTCCTAACACCCTAGGAGACAATTTTTCTTTAAGGCGCCACTTGAAACTCCAGTTCCAGTTTAAAAGATGCAGGAAGTACACCATATCATGAAAAGGTAAACAAGTTGTTGACAAGGAGTGAGGGTTAGGTCACTCTCCTAGCGCTTTGACGAAAGAATCAGCAGAGAAACCACTTCAGCTGTAGGCTAACAATGAACTGCCAGTACCACaagtagtaaaaggaatgagaaacACTGTTAATCATTCCTACTGAAGAACAGAGAAGACTGAAGTATCTGTAATCCTTGTTCCTACCCCTTGAGTCTTAACAATGCTCAAAACTTCTTCACTTTTTAAGACAGCAGGTAACCAAACACCCCTGCATTCAGCTGGGTTGAACTGCAATAACATTCGGCTGCTAAAGAAAGTAAAGTATGAGACATCTCTTTCTTTTACTTGAACTATATCAAGAAGATGTGTGTACCATTCAGTCACACTGCAAATAGACTTAGAAACCATCCTCAGACTTACAGCATTAAGACCACTGTAGGAAATAAGATATGAGACAATGCTCTACTTTACTTGAACTATGTAATGGAATGGTGTACCATTCAATCACATTGCAAATAACCTCAGTAACATTCTTCAAACTTACAACAATAGGGCCAAAGTAGGAAGGAAAGTATAAAAGACAGCTCTACTTCACTTGAACTGTGCCATGAAGTGGTATACCATTCAATAACACTGCAAACAGACTTAGAACCATTACTCAAACTTACACTTTTAAGACCACTGTAGGAAGTAAAGTATAAGACACCACTCTACTACTTTCCTTGAACTATTTCATGAAGTGGCGTACCATTCAATCACACTGTAAATAGACTTAGAACCATTCTTCAAACTTACAGCATTAAGACCATTGTCGGAAGTAAAGTATAGACACCACTCTACTTTACTTGAACTATGTCATGAAGTGGTGTACTATCAATCACACTGCAAACAGACACAAGCTTACAGCATTAAAACCACTGTGGGAAGTAAAGTATAAGACATCACTCTACTTTACTTGAACTATGTCATGAAGTGGTGTACAATTAAATCACATTGCAAATAGACTTAGAACCATTCCTCTAACTAACAGCATTAAGACTGCTGTAGGATGTAACATATGAGACACGGCTCATCTTGaaccaaagatactatagagtacacaaaAGTAGTAAACTCAGCGATATGTTATGTACCACGGCACTAATAGAGACAACTGGCAGTTGCAACCGTATTAAAAagcatgacgtcataaatcccaacCAATGGGAGCGTGATTTCCGAAATGATTGACGAATTTCGTCATTCGTTTACATACTGTGATCAGAAGGCATAGTATGGCTGCTGCTTACGTAGccagacttttatttttgtggatcacaTTTTTAATTGACCAAAACATAGCTGTTAAAGATGAATATTATAGTTGCAATTTATAAGACATATGCCTGTACTGTGTCTGTAAAGCTGCCCAGCATTCACagtgtaaagagaaaatcttggatgcatAGCATTAACAGAAAATCCTGCATGCAAGGTATCAAGGTCAAACCTAGAATACATGgtgtgaaaatgaaaattttgattacagattataaagagaaaatcttgaatgcATGGTTTTTACATTCATGACATAGGTCCTGAAGTTTCAAGTGACATCACTGGCTTGTCCTTGATGGCGGCATTAGATTACAACCGCTAGGTGGCTTTTGTGGTACTTGAGTACTTTATAGTATCTTTGACTTGAACCGTGTCATGGAATGGTGTACCATTCAACCACGCTGCAAATAGACTAGAACCATTCCTCAAACTTGCAGCACTAAGACCACTGTTAATTCAGCTGGACTTGAACAGTGCACTTATTCCTGATGTGCGGTAAGGAACAATCTGAAATAACACTTTGTGGATTTCAAAATGAGATATGAATGCAATGAATGAGACATCGTGCAATGACTGACTTAAAGAATTAGGACCACCTAAAAAAGCCAAGAAGATTGTTCCTGCTGCAACAGGAACCACATCATAACCCttcttaaccctggataggttttgctttattggtacaccGTTAAAGGTGAGTGCGGGTCAACCCGAGCATctagaaaaatttgccaaaaatcaccaacttcattcctgctgtacattttagtttctaaaatcaatttcaacattcacaaacactactgaaaagataaataatacccatctacaatttaaatatttattacaaatattgaaaaaaataagtaaacacaaaaaaataatttatgaaaatatttatataaaattacaaaataagctatatacacaaaaattgagggaatccttcctaaaactactatttacaatatgtgactaaCAGAagaggtgtcggacccatagaagtcaaaatctgaaaagagaaaaaaaggatacatttttttggcaaaaaaaaagtcaaaatttcacgattattttggtacctaaatgaaataggaagtgctAATGTTTTTACAGAATAAAGTCATATTATCCTAAAactgaattatgtaaaaaatatttcGACAAAGATGTTATttgctgttatatcaggggctaaatctaaaggtcattttttGACCTATATTcaccatgaaatttttttaataaaaatcgttgtaactattataagatatgatctttatgcatgaaaatctaccagaatatcataAATTCTAtaaagaacaagaatatatagcggtatggcaacttacctttcggatcTGCCAACAAAATGGCCGCAGCCGACACCTACTCCGACGGCCACATCTACCagctgaaatggaggaatggaatttAAATTTCAAcgtgttatttacttatctaattatgcgtggatttgcataaaactattatggtggcttgcgGATGGTTGAATATTATTTTGCAACCATAACAAAAATCTGAGCCAAAAAACCTACtccaatgtaaaggtcatttgttgacctcgtttcaccaggaaaatttcttataaatatcgttgtaattagtataaaatatgatatttgtgCATAGATATCTAacaaaatatcacaaattctatcgAGAACAAAAAAGTATAgcgatatggcaacttacctttcaGATATATACACTAAATGGCCCCCGACCACAACAAGTGCGACGATCACATCcgccacctgaaatggaggaatggaatgtagatttcaatgtgttatttacttatctaattatgcgtggatttCCATAAAACTATTAtagtggcttgctggatgtttgaatattattttgcagccataaaaaaaatctgacccaaaaaacttactccaaagtaaaggtcatttgttgacctcctcttttcaccaggaaaatttcttttaaacatCGTTGTAATtggtataaaatatgatatttatgcatggaaaTCTAACAGAATACCACAAATTCTATA from Macrobrachium nipponense isolate FS-2020 chromosome 23, ASM1510439v2, whole genome shotgun sequence includes these protein-coding regions:
- the LOC135202269 gene encoding uncharacterized protein LOC135202269 yields the protein MEQLSIMPEVADLSRSSLSERIINSWNRTSGSEKILIMVCAVLSLMFLGFTVGVIALTATEQECEDYISLLKQKLDDCRGILDITTTKPLTLFTGTAKRLSNKIYFLNDNF